One window of the Acidobacteriota bacterium genome contains the following:
- a CDS encoding alcohol dehydrogenase catalytic domain-containing protein encodes MKAAIYRGIGRIGLQQVERLPPPPGFVTIDTRQTGICGSDLHAYRGHWPQPKALALGHETSGVVVELGEGVTGFEPGDRVAIECFSHCGRCRYCRSGHYNHCRERQWVSQDSHGGFAEFTTAHASALFRLPASLSFEEGALVEPLAVGCRAVGQAGATWRDRVVILGGGTIGQVCVAAARAANVRETWITVKYPQQARMAQDLGADHVFVLGENNLEDWVSGLDQGPRPDAVIETVGGGGNFDLALRIVRPRGTVVLVAGYPEPVQVDLGRVLESEAVVTGSHCYASTGLDTDFGAAIDLMASGRVDATRLVTHRFPLEAVEEAFRVAADKSSGSIKVHLCQ; translated from the coding sequence ATGAAAGCCGCCATCTATCGGGGAATCGGGCGAATCGGTCTGCAGCAAGTGGAGCGGCTTCCGCCCCCACCCGGATTCGTCACCATCGATACCCGGCAGACCGGCATCTGCGGAAGCGACCTTCACGCCTACCGCGGCCACTGGCCCCAGCCCAAGGCTTTGGCGTTGGGGCACGAGACCTCCGGCGTCGTGGTTGAGCTGGGGGAGGGGGTCACGGGATTCGAGCCGGGAGACCGGGTCGCCATCGAGTGCTTCTCGCACTGCGGCCGCTGCCGCTACTGCCGGAGCGGCCACTACAACCACTGCCGGGAGCGCCAGTGGGTTTCGCAGGATTCGCACGGAGGTTTTGCCGAGTTCACGACCGCTCACGCCTCGGCTCTCTTCCGTCTCCCTGCGAGCCTGAGCTTCGAAGAAGGGGCCCTGGTCGAACCCCTGGCGGTCGGTTGCCGGGCGGTGGGCCAGGCCGGCGCGACCTGGCGGGATCGGGTCGTGATCCTGGGCGGTGGAACCATCGGCCAGGTCTGCGTGGCGGCAGCCAGGGCGGCCAACGTGCGGGAGACCTGGATCACCGTCAAGTACCCGCAACAGGCCCGGATGGCCCAGGATCTGGGCGCCGACCACGTGTTCGTGCTGGGTGAGAACAACCTTGAGGACTGGGTGAGCGGCCTGGACCAGGGTCCGCGGCCGGACGCGGTGATCGAAACGGTGGGAGGAGGCGGCAATTTTGACCTCGCCCTTCGGATTGTCCGGCCCCGCGGCACCGTGGTCCTGGTGGCCGGCTATCCGGAACCGGTCCAGGTGGACCTGGGCCGGGTTCTGGAATCCGAGGCGGTCGTGACCGGGTCCCACTGTTACGCTTCAACCGGATTGGACACCGACTTCGGCGCGGCCATCGACCTGATGGCCAGCGGCCGGGTGGATGCGACCCGTCTCGTCACCCACCGGTTTCCTTTGGAAGCCGTCGAAGAG
- a CDS encoding DUF1501 domain-containing protein: MQSYRPWLLSETRRHFFSRCSLGLGQVALASLLSDGRLLARKPDLANPLAAQDPHFPAKIRNVIYLYMVGGPSQLDLFDHKPKLQELDGKPIPDSFLKDKRFAFMDFFTKEKPRLLGSEREFERYGQSGKTLSECLPHTASIVDDLAFVSTVSTDNFNHGPAQIFSNTGSPRPGKPSMGSWVSYGLGTESQDLPAFVVLQSGRQGPRAGISNWESGFLPTIHQGIPFFSSGDPILNLASPAGMSRDRQSSRVEAIRKLNLARLAETGDPEIATRIASYEMAYRMQTSGPELIDFSSETRKTLDMYGAEPGARSFANNCLLARRLVERGVRFVQLYHAEWDHHGNAHVNLQEGLDKVTRETDRPSAALVRDLKQRGLLDSTLVVWGGEFGRTPMGEKRDSIGRNHHIDAYTMWFAGGGIRPGQTIGKTDDLGFSPVEDPVHVHDIHATILHLLGLDHTRLTFRFQGREFRLTDVAGNVIEKLLT; this comes from the coding sequence ATGCAGAGCTATCGACCCTGGCTTCTTTCGGAGACCCGGCGACATTTCTTCAGCCGCTGCTCCCTGGGATTGGGACAGGTTGCGCTGGCCTCCCTGCTCAGCGACGGCCGGCTTCTGGCCCGGAAGCCGGACCTGGCGAACCCCTTGGCGGCCCAGGACCCCCATTTTCCGGCCAAAATCCGAAACGTCATCTATCTCTACATGGTGGGAGGGCCCAGCCAACTGGATCTCTTCGACCACAAGCCGAAACTTCAGGAACTCGACGGCAAGCCGATTCCCGATTCCTTCCTGAAGGACAAGCGCTTCGCCTTCATGGACTTCTTCACCAAGGAGAAGCCGCGGCTTCTGGGTTCGGAACGGGAGTTCGAACGATACGGGCAATCGGGGAAGACCCTCTCCGAGTGCCTTCCGCACACCGCGTCCATCGTCGACGACCTGGCGTTCGTCTCCACCGTCTCCACCGACAACTTCAACCACGGGCCGGCGCAGATCTTCAGCAACACCGGCTCGCCGCGGCCCGGGAAGCCCAGCATGGGTTCCTGGGTCAGCTACGGCCTGGGGACCGAATCCCAGGACCTGCCTGCCTTCGTGGTCCTCCAGTCCGGCCGGCAAGGTCCCCGAGCCGGCATCTCCAACTGGGAGAGCGGATTCCTCCCCACCATCCACCAGGGGATCCCCTTCTTCAGCAGCGGCGATCCCATCCTGAACCTGGCCAGTCCCGCCGGCATGAGCCGGGACCGGCAGTCCAGCCGGGTGGAGGCGATCCGCAAACTGAACCTGGCCCGGTTGGCCGAGACCGGGGACCCCGAGATCGCCACCCGGATCGCCTCCTACGAAATGGCCTACCGGATGCAGACCAGCGGTCCCGAGCTCATCGACTTCTCCAGCGAGACCCGGAAGACCCTGGACATGTACGGCGCCGAGCCGGGAGCCCGGTCGTTCGCCAACAACTGCCTGCTGGCCCGGCGCCTGGTGGAGCGCGGGGTCCGTTTCGTCCAGCTCTATCACGCCGAATGGGACCATCACGGAAACGCACACGTGAATCTTCAGGAGGGACTGGACAAGGTCACGAGGGAGACCGACCGCCCCTCGGCGGCCCTGGTCCGGGACCTGAAGCAACGGGGACTCCTGGACTCCACCCTGGTGGTCTGGGGAGGAGAGTTCGGCCGGACCCCCATGGGGGAGAAACGGGACTCCATCGGGCGCAACCACCACATCGACGCCTACACCATGTGGTTCGCCGGGGGCGGAATCCGGCCCGGCCAGACGATTGGAAAAACGGACGACCTGGGCTTCTCTCCGGTGGAGGACCCGGTCCACGTCCACGACATCCACGCCACCATCCTGCACCTGCTGGGACTGGATCACACCCGGCTCACCTTCCGTTTCCAGGGACGGGAGTTCCGCCTCACCGACGTCGCCGGCAACGTGATCGAGAAGCTATTGACTTAA
- a CDS encoding PSD1 and planctomycete cytochrome C domain-containing protein, which translates to MTPPWPKMALGPTMNVRFGTVLFLILAACPLMGQIGEGATDDGPLLFRETVQPILQNRCLACHNQKVRSSGLSLESRDGLLSGGTRGPAVLPGDSEQSRLIHALAHSSDLNMPPGGKLPDAEIQALEQWVALGAPWDESGDSHTGGHWSFQPVRRPAPPQVSDAAWIRTPVDNFILQRLEEEGLQPSPEASRITLLRRLSLDLLGLPPSPDAVGRFLADTRPGAYERAVERLLASPHYGERWGRHWLDVARYADSDGFSDGPRQIWMYRDWVVRSLNHDLPFDRFAIQQLAGDLVPDASKEQIVATGFHRNTLLNQEGGIDVEQYRVERVVDRVETTGAAFLGLTVGCARCHDHKYDPVSQKEFFQLYSFFNNAEERSPELEKTDRPRHWPFLEFGTDREFARRDIIRSQLALLEEELKSYEKGLLDRLPQWEKELEPERRREFPLEVQKILALPADERNEIQLKTLHLLYKEQDLGFSTRKAGIDSLKQAEPKLPSTLVMKELPEPREAYVHLGGEFTRRGDPVRPDVPAVLPPLDARSRPDRLDLARWLVEPDHPLTARVTVNRIWQRYFGAGLVETENDFGIQGAQPSHPALLDWLASELIRQRWSLKAMHRLIVTSATYRQSSRHRADASKVDPDNRMLARQHRLRLESEVVRDVCLSASGLWNRAIGGPPVFPPQPQGSSRLGHSKREWVASQGEDRYRRGLYTHFWRSTPHPALMVFDSPNGITTCTRRSRSTSPLQALTLLNDEAFFEFAQGLARRVLREGPDQDSERIGYTFRVCLSRPPSAEETTQLKRFLDRQRNDLAQHPQEARSLLSLDSEDEDPKELAAWTLLSSVLLNLDEFITRE; encoded by the coding sequence ATGACACCGCCTTGGCCCAAAATGGCGCTGGGTCCCACCATGAATGTTCGATTCGGAACCGTCCTTTTCCTGATCCTGGCCGCCTGTCCACTGATGGGCCAAATTGGGGAAGGCGCCACGGACGACGGGCCGCTGCTCTTTCGTGAAACCGTCCAGCCGATACTCCAGAACCGTTGCCTGGCCTGCCACAACCAGAAGGTTCGAAGCAGCGGCCTCTCGCTGGAGAGCCGGGACGGACTCCTCAGCGGCGGAACTCGGGGTCCAGCCGTTCTGCCGGGAGACTCGGAACAGAGCCGTCTGATCCACGCACTGGCCCATTCGTCCGATCTGAATATGCCTCCCGGAGGCAAGCTGCCGGATGCGGAAATCCAAGCCCTGGAACAATGGGTGGCATTGGGGGCTCCCTGGGACGAGTCGGGCGATTCCCACACCGGCGGTCACTGGTCGTTTCAACCCGTCCGGCGTCCCGCGCCGCCTCAGGTTTCCGACGCGGCGTGGATCCGCACACCGGTCGACAATTTCATCTTGCAGCGATTGGAGGAGGAGGGACTGCAACCGTCACCCGAAGCCTCCCGGATCACGCTGCTGCGCCGTCTCAGCCTGGATCTTCTGGGCCTTCCGCCTTCTCCGGACGCCGTCGGCCGTTTCCTGGCGGACACCCGCCCCGGCGCCTACGAGCGCGCCGTGGAGCGCCTGCTGGCTTCGCCCCACTACGGAGAACGCTGGGGCCGGCATTGGCTGGACGTGGCCCGTTACGCCGATTCTGACGGGTTCTCCGACGGACCCCGCCAGATCTGGATGTACCGGGACTGGGTGGTCCGCTCCCTGAATCATGACCTCCCGTTCGACCGTTTCGCCATCCAGCAGTTGGCGGGCGACCTGGTTCCGGATGCGTCCAAGGAACAGATCGTCGCCACCGGATTCCACCGCAACACCCTCCTGAACCAGGAGGGGGGCATTGACGTGGAGCAGTACCGGGTCGAGCGGGTCGTGGACCGGGTCGAAACCACCGGGGCCGCCTTTCTGGGCCTGACCGTCGGTTGCGCCCGCTGCCATGATCACAAGTACGATCCCGTTTCCCAGAAGGAGTTCTTCCAGCTCTACTCCTTCTTCAACAACGCCGAGGAGAGGAGCCCCGAACTGGAAAAGACGGACCGGCCGCGGCACTGGCCCTTTCTGGAGTTCGGGACCGACCGGGAGTTCGCCCGGCGAGACATCATCCGGAGCCAGTTGGCGCTGCTGGAGGAGGAGTTGAAATCCTACGAGAAAGGACTCCTGGACCGCTTGCCGCAATGGGAAAAGGAGCTGGAACCGGAGCGGCGGCGGGAGTTTCCTCTCGAAGTTCAGAAGATACTGGCGCTTCCGGCCGACGAGCGGAACGAGATCCAGCTCAAGACCCTGCATCTGCTCTACAAGGAGCAGGATCTCGGCTTCTCCACCCGAAAGGCCGGCATCGACTCTCTGAAGCAGGCTGAACCGAAGCTCCCCAGCACCCTGGTGATGAAGGAATTGCCGGAGCCCCGGGAGGCCTACGTCCATCTGGGCGGCGAGTTCACCCGCCGGGGAGATCCGGTCCGCCCGGACGTGCCCGCCGTCCTGCCTCCGCTGGACGCCCGGTCCCGGCCCGACCGCCTGGACCTGGCTCGATGGCTGGTGGAACCGGATCATCCCCTCACGGCCAGAGTCACCGTGAACCGGATTTGGCAACGGTACTTCGGCGCCGGACTGGTGGAGACCGAGAACGACTTCGGAATCCAGGGCGCCCAGCCGTCCCATCCGGCGCTTCTGGACTGGCTGGCCTCCGAGTTGATACGCCAGCGCTGGAGCCTGAAGGCGATGCACCGCCTGATCGTCACCTCCGCCACCTACCGGCAGTCGTCCCGCCATCGAGCGGACGCCTCCAAGGTGGACCCGGACAACCGGATGCTGGCGCGGCAGCACCGTCTGCGGCTGGAGTCGGAGGTGGTGCGAGACGTCTGCCTGTCTGCCAGCGGACTCTGGAACCGGGCCATCGGCGGGCCACCCGTCTTTCCTCCCCAACCTCAGGGGAGCAGCCGCCTGGGACATTCCAAACGAGAGTGGGTCGCCAGCCAGGGTGAAGATCGATACCGCCGGGGCCTCTATACCCATTTCTGGCGCTCCACACCCCACCCGGCCCTGATGGTCTTCGACAGCCCCAACGGGATCACCACCTGCACCCGGCGTAGCCGCTCCACGTCGCCTTTGCAGGCATTGACCCTGCTCAACGACGAGGCCTTTTTCGAGTTCGCCCAGGGTCTCGCCCGCCGGGTGCTCCGGGAGGGTCCGGACCAGGACTCGGAGCGCATCGGCTACACCTTCCGCGTGTGCCTGTCGAGGCCCCCCAGCGCGGAGGAGACCACTCAATTGAAGCGGTTTCTGGATCGCCAGAGGAACGACCTGGCACAGCACCCGCAGGAGGCCCGATCCTTGCTTTCGCTTGATTCCGAGGACGAGGATCCGAAGGAACTCGCGGCCTGGACCCTCCTCTCCAGCGTGCTCCTGAACCTGGACGAATTCATCACCCGGGAGTGA
- a CDS encoding type II toxin-antitoxin system VapB family antitoxin codes for MGLNIKNEETCRLARKLARLTGETMTGAITIALRERLDRENHRHSSETLARELHAIGQRCSRLIAAGPSATDHGELLYDDRGLPK; via the coding sequence ATGGGTCTCAACATCAAGAACGAGGAAACCTGCCGATTGGCCCGCAAACTTGCCCGCCTGACCGGCGAAACCATGACGGGGGCAATCACTATTGCGCTGCGCGAGCGGCTCGACAGGGAAAACCACCGGCACAGTTCCGAGACCCTGGCTCGAGAACTTCACGCCATCGGACAACGCTGCTCTCGTTTAATTGCGGCGGGACCCTCGGCTACGGATCATGGTGAGCTGCTCTACGATGATAGAGGCTTGCCCAAATGA
- a CDS encoding type II toxin-antitoxin system VapC family toxin, protein MIIDTSAILAVLFGEPDARRYEQAIASAWPRRMSAVGLLEAAIVVESRGGTTAGHELDRLLTRAEIELVPVTREHADAARRAWRRFGKGNHPAGLNFGDCFAYALAELSGEPLLFKGADFSRTDVLVA, encoded by the coding sequence ATGATCATCGATACTTCCGCAATTCTGGCCGTTTTGTTCGGTGAACCCGACGCTCGCCGGTATGAGCAAGCGATCGCCTCGGCTTGGCCCCGCCGCATGTCGGCGGTCGGATTGCTGGAGGCGGCGATTGTCGTCGAGAGCAGGGGCGGGACGACGGCCGGACACGAACTCGACCGGCTTCTGACCAGAGCCGAAATCGAGTTGGTGCCGGTAACGCGTGAACATGCCGACGCGGCTCGCCGGGCTTGGCGCCGTTTCGGCAAGGGCAATCATCCGGCGGGGTTGAATTTCGGAGACTGCTTCGCCTATGCGCTCGCCGAGTTGAGCGGCGAGCCGCTGCTTTTCAAAGGCGCGGACTTTTCCCGGACAGACGTCCTGGTCGCTTGA
- a CDS encoding class I SAM-dependent methyltransferase has product MLNYLQRRLQDSAIGFEMTALDGNTRRFGAGPASFRVNITHPSALKAIASLDEGTIARAYVDGWFDVDGDFIKIFDLREQLHDRHPFHRLWRFAAPLLMGQIAVNKSSIRRHYERDAEFFLTFLDESFHCYTQGVFLSPDEDLEVAFRRKMDHVVEECRLAPGSRVLEVGPGWGAFAAYAARQGIEVTGVTISTKSLEFMDRLTAREGLPITTLLRDFLEFEPEKQFDAVVVLGIMEHMPDYPRVLARLDRVLKPGGRVFIDAGACDRKYEMSSFISQQIYPGNNSFLILHDFLKSMTSFPFDLKGVWDDRISYYRTCVGWAERLDSNRDFIVENFGEAEYRRFRLYLWGSAHCFLRNRLQCYRLVLEKHAS; this is encoded by the coding sequence TTGTTGAACTACCTCCAAAGACGGTTGCAAGACAGCGCCATCGGGTTCGAGATGACGGCGCTTGACGGAAATACCCGCCGTTTCGGCGCCGGCCCCGCCAGCTTCAGGGTGAATATCACGCATCCGTCGGCGCTGAAGGCGATCGCCTCACTCGACGAGGGGACCATTGCACGGGCCTATGTGGACGGCTGGTTCGACGTCGACGGCGATTTCATCAAGATCTTCGACCTCCGTGAACAATTGCACGACCGGCACCCGTTCCATCGGCTCTGGCGGTTCGCCGCACCCCTGTTGATGGGGCAGATCGCGGTCAACAAGTCGTCCATCAGGCGGCACTACGAACGGGATGCGGAGTTCTTCCTGACCTTTCTGGACGAGAGTTTCCATTGCTACACCCAGGGCGTCTTCCTGTCGCCGGATGAGGATCTGGAGGTGGCGTTTCGCCGCAAGATGGATCACGTCGTCGAAGAGTGCCGGCTGGCTCCCGGGAGCCGGGTGCTGGAGGTCGGCCCCGGCTGGGGCGCATTCGCGGCGTACGCGGCGCGTCAGGGGATCGAGGTGACGGGCGTCACGATTTCCACGAAGTCGCTCGAATTCATGGATCGGCTCACCGCCCGGGAGGGTCTGCCCATCACCACCCTGCTGCGCGACTTCCTGGAGTTCGAGCCGGAGAAACAATTCGACGCCGTCGTGGTGCTGGGAATCATGGAGCATATGCCCGACTACCCGCGGGTCTTGGCGCGTCTTGACCGGGTGCTGAAGCCGGGTGGCCGGGTCTTTATCGATGCCGGCGCCTGTGACCGGAAGTACGAGATGTCGTCGTTCATTTCTCAGCAGATCTACCCGGGAAACAATTCGTTTCTCATACTCCACGATTTCTTGAAGTCGATGACCTCTTTCCCGTTCGATTTGAAGGGCGTCTGGGACGACCGGATCAGCTACTACCGGACTTGCGTCGGCTGGGCCGAGCGCCTTGACTCCAACCGGGACTTCATCGTCGAAAATTTTGGCGAGGCCGAATACCGGCGTTTTCGACTCTACCTGTGGGGATCGGCGCACTGCTTCCTGCGCAACCGGTTGCAGTGCTACCGGCTGGTGCTGGAAAAACACGCGTCCTGA
- a CDS encoding type II toxin-antitoxin system PemK/MazF family toxin, with protein MASFPRRYAIFFADLNPTSGGGIRKVRPVVVVSQNQMNQFLDTIIVCPLTSTLHPQWRSRLQIQCAGKRAEIAVDQIRAISKQRLGNKLDRLSADGAARLRRMITEMYGE; from the coding sequence ATGGCGAGCTTTCCCAGGCGATACGCTATCTTCTTCGCTGATCTCAATCCCACATCAGGTGGCGGGATCCGCAAGGTGCGGCCCGTCGTGGTGGTCAGTCAGAATCAGATGAATCAGTTTCTGGATACGATTATCGTGTGTCCTCTGACTTCCACCCTGCATCCCCAGTGGCGGAGCCGCCTCCAGATTCAATGTGCGGGAAAGAGGGCTGAGATTGCAGTCGACCAGATTCGCGCCATCAGCAAGCAACGACTGGGGAACAAGCTTGACCGGCTGTCCGCCGACGGGGCGGCCCGGCTCCGGCGTATGATCACCGAGATGTACGGAGAGTAG
- a CDS encoding AbrB/MazE/SpoVT family DNA-binding domain-containing protein: MSRKAVAREVKLIAIGNSQGIRLPKILLRKYGWSGSLVLEEREDRIVLHGKEGDQLSWEDTYRAMARENEVWSDLDSTVADGLD; encoded by the coding sequence TTGAGCAGGAAAGCGGTCGCCAGAGAGGTGAAACTGATCGCCATCGGCAACTCCCAGGGCATCCGCCTTCCGAAGATACTGTTGCGAAAATATGGCTGGAGCGGCTCGCTCGTCCTGGAGGAGAGGGAGGACCGCATCGTGCTGCACGGCAAGGAAGGGGATCAGTTGTCCTGGGAGGACACCTATCGCGCCATGGCCCGCGAAAACGAAGTTTGGAGCGACCTGGACTCGACCGTCGCCGACGGTCTGGATTGA
- a CDS encoding PIN domain-containing protein, producing MTRHLFVVDTNVIVSGLIVADAISPPARILDAMLDGDLLYLMSSDLLAEYSAGLRRPRIARLHGRADDELDRLLTELTANAVWRHPSSGPPAPESGGDHLWALLSSWPGSRLVTGDRLLLENPPATAVVATPRQVVDSFLATRE from the coding sequence ATGACCCGGCACCTCTTCGTCGTGGACACCAACGTCATCGTGTCCGGGCTTATCGTTGCCGACGCGATCAGCCCCCCCGCACGCATCCTGGACGCCATGTTGGATGGAGATCTTCTGTATCTGATGTCCAGCGATCTGCTGGCGGAATACTCAGCCGGTTTGCGGCGTCCCCGAATCGCCCGATTGCACGGCCGAGCAGACGACGAGTTGGACCGGCTGCTCACCGAATTGACGGCAAACGCCGTCTGGCGCCACCCTTCCTCCGGTCCTCCCGCTCCAGAATCCGGCGGCGACCATTTGTGGGCATTGCTCTCTTCCTGGCCGGGTAGCCGGCTCGTTACCGGTGACCGGCTGTTGCTTGAGAACCCTCCGGCCACCGCCGTCGTCGCAACTCCTCGTCAAGTGGTGGACAGCTTCCTCGCGACAAGGGAGTAA
- a CDS encoding CopG family transcriptional regulator produces MPRLTISLTDRTHRALKEAAARQHRSMGSIIEESLVLRGLQTYDTAREIVAKARAHSRLNDEDAMAVAVKETQLHREGR; encoded by the coding sequence ATGCCCCGCCTGACCATCAGCCTGACCGACCGCACCCACCGCGCGTTGAAGGAAGCCGCCGCGCGCCAACACCGATCCATGGGTTCAATCATTGAAGAAAGCCTCGTACTTCGAGGTCTTCAGACTTATGACACCGCCAGGGAGATCGTCGCCAAGGCGCGGGCTCATTCCAGACTGAATGATGAGGACGCGATGGCCGTGGCCGTGAAGGAGACTCAACTCCACCGCGAAGGACGATAG